The following proteins are encoded in a genomic region of Hippopotamus amphibius kiboko isolate mHipAmp2 chromosome 8, mHipAmp2.hap2, whole genome shotgun sequence:
- the LOC130859344 gene encoding gamma-crystallin F-like, whose translation MGKITFYEDRGFQGRHYECSSDHSNLQPYFSRCNSIRVDSGCWMIYEQPNYLGCQYFLRRGDYPDYQQWMGLSDSVRSCRLIPHTSSHRLRIYEREDYRGQTVEITEDCSSLYDRFHFNEIHSLHVLEGWWVLYEMPNYRGRQYLLRPGDYRRHHDWGALDARVGSLRRAVDVY comes from the exons ATGGGGAAG ATCACCTTCTACGAGGACCGGGGCTTCCAGGGCCGCCACTACGAGTGCAGCAGCGACCACTCCAACCTGCAGCCCTACTTCAGCCGCTGCAACTCCATCCGAGTGGACAGCGGCTGCTGGATGATCTATGAGCAGCCCAACTACCTGGGCTGCCAGTACTTCCTGCGGCGCGGCGACTACCCCGACTACCAGCAGTGGATGGGCCTCAGCGACTCGGTCCGCTCCTGCCGCCTCATCCCCCAC ACCAGCTCCCACCGTCTGAGGATCTACGAGCGAGAGGACTACCGAGGCCAGACAGTGGAGATCACAGAGGACTGCTCCTCGCTCTATGACCGCTTCCACTTCAATGAGATCCACTCCCTTCACGTGCTGGAGGGCTGGTGGGTCCTCTACGAGATGCCCAACTACCGGGGGCGGCAGTACCTGCTGAGGCCGGGGGACTACAGGCGCCACCACGACTGGGGGGCTCTGGATGCCAGAGTGGGCTCCTTGAGGAGAGCCGTGGATgtctattga